In Bosea vestrisii, the following are encoded in one genomic region:
- a CDS encoding glycosyltransferase family 4 protein, translating into MKIAFHTPLNRYCDGAPSGDRLMARQLVTLLEELGHAVEIIPAERSFLREPDPALLVAHKDAAQGVIATLMERWQAPDARPGLFFTYHCHYRAPDLIGPALVEHFALPCLVAEASDAQKRFDGPWAEAAALAREAILRADLHLCMTARDREGLSRLIPEPERLIDLPPFLLEVEEIPEHVATPRAAGEPIRLIAVAMMRQGNKAACYLFLARTLARIVDLRWTLTLIGDGPERPAIEAAFAGFPPGRIRFLGRRERIDILAELATHDLFVWPGLNEAYGVVYLEAQAAGLPVAALDSGGVPAVVARERTALLAPHGDEAGLASMIARLISDPGLRARMAAAAQVFARQERNGDGARIILAGALDAAIARHGRRVLETVL; encoded by the coding sequence GTGAAGATCGCATTCCACACGCCGCTGAACCGCTATTGCGACGGCGCCCCCTCGGGCGACCGGCTGATGGCGCGCCAGCTCGTGACGTTGCTGGAAGAGCTTGGCCATGCCGTCGAGATCATTCCGGCCGAGCGCAGCTTCTTGCGCGAGCCCGACCCGGCGCTGCTCGTCGCCCACAAGGACGCGGCGCAAGGTGTGATCGCAACGCTGATGGAGCGGTGGCAGGCGCCTGACGCTCGGCCCGGCCTGTTCTTCACCTATCACTGCCATTACCGCGCCCCGGATCTGATTGGCCCAGCCTTGGTCGAGCACTTCGCCCTGCCCTGCCTCGTCGCCGAGGCAAGTGATGCGCAGAAGCGCTTCGATGGGCCCTGGGCGGAGGCGGCAGCGCTTGCCCGCGAGGCGATCCTGCGCGCCGATCTGCACCTCTGCATGACGGCTCGCGACCGGGAGGGCCTGAGCCGACTCATCCCTGAGCCGGAGCGCCTGATCGACCTGCCGCCCTTCTTGCTCGAGGTCGAGGAGATTCCGGAGCATGTCGCAACACCGCGTGCCGCCGGCGAGCCAATTCGCTTGATCGCTGTCGCGATGATGCGCCAGGGCAACAAGGCCGCCTGCTACCTCTTCCTCGCCCGCACGCTTGCCCGCATCGTCGACCTGCGCTGGACACTGACGCTGATCGGCGACGGCCCCGAGCGCCCCGCCATCGAGGCCGCCTTTGCCGGCTTTCCGCCCGGTCGCATCCGCTTCCTCGGGCGGCGCGAGCGGATCGATATCCTCGCCGAGCTCGCGACGCACGACCTCTTCGTCTGGCCCGGCCTGAATGAGGCCTATGGCGTGGTCTATCTTGAAGCGCAGGCTGCAGGGCTTCCCGTCGCTGCGCTCGACAGCGGCGGCGTACCCGCCGTGGTCGCGCGTGAGCGGACCGCCCTGCTCGCACCGCATGGTGACGAGGCCGGGCTGGCCAGCATGATCGCGCGGCTGATCAGCGATCCCGGCTTGCGCGCCCGCATGGCTGCGGCAGCACAAGTGTTCGCCCGCCAGGAACGCAATGGCGACGGCGCACGCATCATTCTCGCCGGCGCGCTGGATGCTGCCATCGCACGGCACGGCCGCAGGGTCCTGGAGACCGTGCTGTGA
- a CDS encoding polysaccharide deacetylase family protein has protein sequence MTEDAAWSALFAELDSWAAAGKRLDFWLRDDDATVPSTQLDRLAALAERFAIPVLLASIPLLAQESLARRLETAPLLRPCQHGTWHRNHAPAGEKKSEFGLHRPLPEILAEVIGGRQRLRELFGDAFLSVFVPPWNRIHPDVAAELPQLGFAGLSCFRNFALGPAGGPRLVNTDLDLIDWHGGRVGRQPGELLAEMVQTLAIRRMSPEPNQPFGLLLHHHDHGNAAWDVLTNLLTRLSGHAAVAFSGPDALFGAATYLATDLD, from the coding sequence GTGACCGAGGATGCAGCCTGGTCTGCCCTCTTCGCCGAGCTCGACAGTTGGGCCGCCGCCGGCAAGCGCCTTGATTTCTGGCTGCGCGACGACGACGCGACCGTGCCTAGCACGCAGCTCGACCGGCTCGCGGCTCTCGCCGAGCGCTTCGCGATTCCGGTGCTGCTGGCCTCGATCCCGCTGCTGGCACAGGAGAGCCTGGCAAGGCGGCTGGAGACCGCGCCGCTGCTGCGCCCCTGCCAGCACGGGACCTGGCATCGCAACCACGCACCCGCCGGCGAGAAAAAGAGCGAGTTCGGCCTGCACCGGCCGCTTCCCGAGATTCTTGCCGAGGTCATTGGCGGGCGGCAGCGTCTGCGGGAGTTGTTCGGTGACGCCTTCCTATCGGTCTTCGTGCCGCCATGGAACCGCATCCATCCGGACGTCGCGGCAGAACTGCCTCAACTCGGCTTCGCCGGCCTGTCCTGCTTCCGCAATTTCGCGCTGGGACCAGCCGGCGGGCCCCGTCTCGTCAACACCGATCTCGACCTGATCGACTGGCATGGCGGTCGCGTCGGCCGGCAGCCCGGCGAGCTCCTGGCCGAGATGGTCCAAACGCTCGCCATTCGCCGCATGAGCCCGGAACCGAACCAGCCCTTCGGCCTGCTGCTGCACCATCACGATCATGGCAATGCGGCGTGGGATGTCCTCACGAATCTGCTGACTCGGTTGTCCGGTCATGCGGCCGTCGCATTCTCCGGTCCCGATGCTCTCTTCGGCGCGGCAACCTACCTGGCAACGGACTTGGATTGA
- a CDS encoding glycosyltransferase family protein, with protein sequence MGLSLIDDSGARRPPCSPHAPRVLIYSHDTFGLGHIRRCRAIANSLVASYPHISVIIVSGSSMISSFQFGDGVDYVRIPGIEKQSDGRYLPHHLNLELADTIRLRTDLIKQTVLSFDPDIVIVDKEPIGLRGELIPSLEILRRRGARIVLGLRDVLDEPAKLHEEWRQSGALDVLANVYDDIWVYGLESIYRPLDGLPNQALFADKVRYTGYLKRAVPSPMPPNRHPRITKGPFILVTPGGGGDGAGVIDWVISAYETDPTIELPSLIVFGPFLSREKRKEFTERIAKLPKLESIGFEPRLELLMNRAHCVVAMGGYNTFCEILSFDKPALIVPRVQPRLEQAIRAERADNLRLIDVLLDPTQTGASTRDPWQMAKALHALPKRLPPSQAFLPDLLDGLPAINRMLADDLSLPVRGRALAQNVAAG encoded by the coding sequence ATGGGCCTCAGTCTGATCGACGATAGCGGGGCGCGGCGCCCGCCATGCAGCCCGCATGCACCGCGCGTCCTGATCTATAGCCACGACACGTTCGGTCTCGGCCATATCCGCCGCTGCCGGGCGATCGCCAATTCGCTGGTCGCGAGTTACCCTCATATATCAGTGATCATCGTCTCCGGCTCGTCGATGATCTCGAGCTTCCAGTTTGGCGACGGTGTCGACTATGTCCGCATTCCCGGCATCGAGAAGCAGAGCGACGGCCGCTATCTGCCGCACCATCTCAACCTCGAACTCGCCGACACGATCCGCCTGCGCACCGATCTGATCAAGCAGACGGTGCTCTCCTTCGACCCGGACATCGTCATCGTCGACAAGGAGCCGATCGGCCTACGCGGTGAGCTCATCCCGTCGCTCGAGATCCTGCGCCGCCGCGGCGCCCGTATCGTGCTCGGCCTGCGCGACGTGCTCGACGAGCCGGCCAAGCTGCATGAGGAATGGCGCCAGAGCGGCGCGCTCGACGTGCTCGCCAACGTCTACGACGACATCTGGGTCTATGGGCTGGAGAGCATTTACCGGCCGCTCGACGGCCTGCCGAACCAGGCGCTCTTCGCCGACAAGGTCCGCTATACCGGCTATCTCAAGCGCGCCGTGCCCTCGCCGATGCCGCCGAACCGGCACCCGCGCATCACCAAGGGCCCGTTCATCCTGGTGACACCAGGTGGTGGCGGCGACGGCGCCGGCGTGATCGACTGGGTGATCTCCGCCTATGAGACCGATCCGACGATCGAATTGCCGTCGCTGATCGTCTTCGGCCCGTTCCTCTCACGGGAAAAACGCAAGGAATTCACCGAGCGCATCGCGAAGCTGCCCAAGCTGGAAAGCATCGGCTTCGAGCCGCGCCTCGAACTCCTGATGAACCGGGCCCACTGCGTCGTCGCCATGGGTGGCTACAACACGTTCTGCGAGATCCTCTCCTTCGACAAACCTGCGCTGATCGTGCCGCGCGTCCAGCCGCGCCTGGAGCAGGCGATCCGGGCCGAGCGGGCCGACAATCTGCGCCTGATCGACGTGCTGCTCGACCCGACCCAGACCGGGGCGAGCACACGTGACCCGTGGCAGATGGCGAAGGCGCTGCATGCGCTGCCCAAGCGCCTGCCGCCGTCGCAGGCTTTCCTGCCTGATCTGCTCGACGGCCTCCCGGCGATCAACCGCATGCTCGCCGACGACCTCTCTTTGCCCGTCCGTGGCCGGGCTCTCGCGCAGAACGTGGCGGCCGGCTAG